The sequence below is a genomic window from Denitratisoma sp. DHT3.
TACCAAAGCATTTCTGTCATTGCCGAGGCTAATGTGAAAACCCAGACTCACGTTGGTGTCGGATCGCCAAAATCAAGACAGTGTCGTGTTCCGCTTCGTAGCTGTAGAGAGCTATATAGCCTGTATTCCCCCGTGATATGACCAACTCGCGAATGTTGTCTTCCACAGGGCGCCCGATCAGGGGGTGACGCTTCAATATTGTCACCGCCTCCGCGATCAATTCCACGGTCTCGCTGGCGGCTACCGGATCAGTATTTATCAGAA
It includes:
- a CDS encoding type II toxin-antitoxin system RelE/ParE family toxin — protein: MARLIYSSHSFNDLDRLTDFLINTDPVAASETVELIAEAVTILKRHPLIGRPVEDNIRELVISRGNTGYIALYSYEAEHDTVLILAIRHQRESGFSH